The proteins below are encoded in one region of Populus alba chromosome 2, ASM523922v2, whole genome shotgun sequence:
- the LOC118044457 gene encoding uncharacterized protein isoform X2, with amino-acid sequence MASNLVLYRCSLLSYQYTSAATIIVGRRIVAISGNGFRACKPIRLARNYCSCSCPNPNPNPNDSAFVVANDEKYGNKQIISLTPRLYDYILSNVREPEILRQLREETASMRGSQMQVSPDQAQLLAMLVQILGAKRCIELGVYTGYSSLAVALVLPDSACLVACERDAKSLEVAKKYYELAGVSHKVDVKHGMAADILKSLILNGESCSYDFAFVDAEKRMNQEYFELLLQLVRVDGVIVIDNVLWHGKVADPLVNDAKTVSIRSFNKNIMEDPRVSISMVPIGDGMTICRKR; translated from the exons ATGGCGAGCAACTTGGTGCTTTATCGGTGCTCTTTGTTATCATATCAATACACCAGTGCTGCCACTATTATCGTAGGGAGAAGAATAGTAGCAATTTCTGGAAATGGATTTAGGGCTTGTAAACCGATTCGTCTAGCCAGAAATTATTGCTCCTGCTCCTGCCCCAACCCCAACCCCAACCCCAACGACTCCGCGTTTGTAGTTGCAAATGACGAAAAGTACGGCAACAAACAGATCATAAGTCTAACTCCTCGCCTTTATGACTACATCCTCTCCAACGTTAGAGAGCCTGAg ATTTTAAGGCAACTTCGAGAAGAGACTGCTTCTATGCGAGGTAGCCAGATGCAG GTATCTCCTGACCAGGCGCAACTGCTTGCCATGCTTGTCCAGATTCTTGGTGCGAAACGCTGTATTGAACTTGGTGTTTACACC GGATATTCGTCGTTGGCAGTTGCTTTAGTACTGCCAGATTCTGCTTGTTTAGTTGCCTGTGAAAGAGATGCTAAGTCTCTAGAGGTTGCAAAAAAGTATTATGAGCTAGCTGGTGTTTCCCACAAG GTTGATGTGAAGCATGGAATGGCAGCGGACATCCTAAAATCATTGATTCTGAATGGTGAATCCTGCAG CTATGATTTTGCATTTGTTGATGCCGAGAAGAGAATGAATCAGGAGTATTTTGAATTGCTATTACAACTG GTTAGGGTTGATGGTGTCATTGTCATTGACAATGTTCTTTGGCATGGCAAAGTTGCTGACCCGCTG gTAAATGATGCTAAGACGGTTAGCATCAgaagtttcaataaaaatataatggagGATCCACGCGTCAGCATCAGTATG GTACCTATCGGAGATGGCATGACAATCTGCCGGAAGAGATGA
- the LOC118044457 gene encoding tricin synthase 1 isoform X1 produces MASNLVLYRCSLLSYQYTSAATIIVGRRIVAISGNGFRACKPIRLARNYCSCSCPNPNPNPNDSAFVVANDEKYGNKQIISLTPRLYDYILSNVREPEILRQLREETASMRGSQMQVSPDQAQLLAMLVQILGAKRCIELGVYTGYSSLAVALVLPDSACLVACERDAKSLEVAKKYYELAGVSHKVDVKHGMAADILKSLILNGESCSYDFAFVDAEKRMNQEYFELLLQLVRVDGVIVIDNVLWHGKVADPLQVNDAKTVSIRSFNKNIMEDPRVSISMVPIGDGMTICRKR; encoded by the exons ATGGCGAGCAACTTGGTGCTTTATCGGTGCTCTTTGTTATCATATCAATACACCAGTGCTGCCACTATTATCGTAGGGAGAAGAATAGTAGCAATTTCTGGAAATGGATTTAGGGCTTGTAAACCGATTCGTCTAGCCAGAAATTATTGCTCCTGCTCCTGCCCCAACCCCAACCCCAACCCCAACGACTCCGCGTTTGTAGTTGCAAATGACGAAAAGTACGGCAACAAACAGATCATAAGTCTAACTCCTCGCCTTTATGACTACATCCTCTCCAACGTTAGAGAGCCTGAg ATTTTAAGGCAACTTCGAGAAGAGACTGCTTCTATGCGAGGTAGCCAGATGCAG GTATCTCCTGACCAGGCGCAACTGCTTGCCATGCTTGTCCAGATTCTTGGTGCGAAACGCTGTATTGAACTTGGTGTTTACACC GGATATTCGTCGTTGGCAGTTGCTTTAGTACTGCCAGATTCTGCTTGTTTAGTTGCCTGTGAAAGAGATGCTAAGTCTCTAGAGGTTGCAAAAAAGTATTATGAGCTAGCTGGTGTTTCCCACAAG GTTGATGTGAAGCATGGAATGGCAGCGGACATCCTAAAATCATTGATTCTGAATGGTGAATCCTGCAG CTATGATTTTGCATTTGTTGATGCCGAGAAGAGAATGAATCAGGAGTATTTTGAATTGCTATTACAACTG GTTAGGGTTGATGGTGTCATTGTCATTGACAATGTTCTTTGGCATGGCAAAGTTGCTGACCCGCTG caggTAAATGATGCTAAGACGGTTAGCATCAgaagtttcaataaaaatataatggagGATCCACGCGTCAGCATCAGTATG GTACCTATCGGAGATGGCATGACAATCTGCCGGAAGAGATGA
- the LOC118044459 gene encoding probable plastid-lipid-associated protein 10, chloroplastic, whose product MNMTFATSLYPATGKRPIFKIINPFTCNAATRRNFTVRRNFSCSATVATDITARVSEFEIENKKNDLLRLVQDTQRGLVTTPDQRSSIEEALVSLEGYNMGESVDMVRLDGTWRLQYTSAPDVLVLFESAARFPFFQVGQIFQKFECRDQSDGGVIRNVVQWSIPTLLEEQEGATLLVSAKFNVVSARNIYLQFEEISIQNIRISEELQALIAPALLPRSFLSLQILQFIRTFKAHVPVRNPGDPGRRSVGGLYYLSYLDRNMLLGRAVGGGGVFVFTRAQPLDL is encoded by the exons ATGAACATGACTTTTGCTACTTCGTTGTATCCTGCAACTGGAAAGAGAcccattttcaaaattattaaccCTTTTACTTGTAACGCTGCCACTAGAAGAAATTTCACCGTTCGAAGAAACTTTTCATGTTCAGCAACTGTAGCTACTGATATCACTGCTCGG GTATCTGAATTTGAGattgagaacaaaaaaaatgatttgttgaGATTGGTCCAAGACACGCAACGAGGGCTTGTTACCACTCCTGATCAACGCTCTTCTATTGAGGAGGCTCTA GTGAGCTTGGAAGGATACAACATGGGTGAGTCAGTTGACATGGTGCGGCTGGATGGCACATGGCGCCTACAGTACACCTCTGCCCCTGATGTCCTTGTTCTCTTTGAATCTGCTGCAAGGTTTCCCTTCTTTCAG GTTGGGCAGATCTTCCAGAAATTTGAATGTAGAGATCAGTCTGATGGTGGTGTCATTCGCAATGTTGTTCAGTGGAGTATCCCAACATTGTTAGAG GAACAAGAAGGTGCTACTCTCCTTGTTTCCGCAAAATTTAATGTTGTTTCTGCACGCAACATCTATCTTCAGTTTGAAGAG ATAAGCATTCAAAATATTAGAATCAGTGAAGAGTTGCAAGCTTTAATAGCTCCGGCACTGCTACCCCGTTCATTTCTTAGTCTGCAG ATCCTACAGTTTATCCGCACTTTCAAAGCTCATGTTCCTGTAAGAAACCCAGGAGACCCAGGGAG GCGATCAGTGGGAGGCCTATATTACCTCTCCTATCTCGATCGCAATATGCTTTTGGGGCGTGCCGTAGGAGGTGGTGGAGTTTTTGTCTTTACCAGAGCTCAGCCTCTTGACTTGTGA